In one window of Helianthus annuus cultivar XRQ/B chromosome 17, HanXRQr2.0-SUNRISE, whole genome shotgun sequence DNA:
- the LOC110924644 gene encoding uncharacterized protein LOC110924644: MSGSKVKLFVTNLPEGCTPWDLRRCLESFGEISGTYVARKRDKHGCRFGFASFSGVKDSQELLRSLGGIRMGDFKLKINVARFAVENSRASGVKEGPVENLKPTGQKREGGTFNVRDVRSYRDVVGTSSTGNGFIGAPLSEEKVVVVPDRVGAFKELRGVAVVGRTANLETLVDIDRLFNIAKIVVANVQYLGGMSLLVSFHDEEAANRFLELKNIWEPWFTKLDPWRGQTLPFERVVWLKLSWIPLHLFEPDVMGQVGGLFGKVLHVPNSFEEDQDLSFIRVGVLVGHSSKIEEEVVLKWKSRSFRIRVEEDHEVWVPDCFSRLSDSGSEGFPASDASPADDMHFSGDGVQVEDQVSDGVGVGHRPAEKSPVCEVPSSHADPPEMYGENGYDAANINEEREFLPFITKQGQQKSVGGGPEVLGIFISGSGEKVGRPRRRSAMGQRLSVPKTHRVVNSSPEEVRPRKRSRGSTEEEVPGFGFVGFTSRLGTPLDLNSLAPSSESPANVNKDHNEGIQVHGESVEKEIEATINVGAQVGVEFGQKVEQACKILGSTGINVVGS; encoded by the coding sequence ATGTCTGGTAGCAAAGTCAAATTGTTTGTCACAAACCTCCCCGAGGGATGCACCCCTTGGGATCTCAGGAGGTGCCTGGAAAGCTTTGGGGAGATCTCGGGCACGTACGTCGCAAGGAAGAGAGATAAGCATGGTTGTAGGTTCGGTTTTGCTTCGTTTTCTGGAGTCAAAGACAGTCAGGAGCTGTTGAGGAGCCTTGGAGGGATCAGGATGGGTGACTTCAAGCTCAAGATTAATGTAGCCAGGTTTGCGGTGGAGAACTCAAGGGCATCCGGTGTGAAAGAAGGTCCGGTTGAGAACCTTAAACCTACAGGTCAGAAGCGTGAAGGGGGCACTTTTAATGTAAGAGATGTTAGGAGCTACAGGGATGTGGTGGGGACGTCTAGTACCGGTAATGGATTTATTGGGGCTCCGTTGTCTGAAGAGAAGGTCGTTGTGGTTCCCGACAGGGTGGGGGCGTTTAAGGAACTTCGTGGGGTGGCGGTAGTGGGTAGAACTGCAAACTTGGAAACCCTAGTTGATATTGACAGGCTTTTCAATATCGCTAAAATTGTAGTAGCTAATGTGCAATACCTTGGCGGTATGTCGCTTCTTGTTTCGTTTCATGATGAGGAAGCGGCCAATCGGTTTCTAGAGCTCAAGAACATCTGGGAACCGTGGTTCACCAAACTCGATCCATGGAGGGGTCAAACTCTCCCCTTTGAGAGAGTTGTATGGTTAAAGTTGAGTTGGATTCCCCTACATTTGTTTGAGCCAGATGTTATGGGTCAGGTAGGCGGTTTGTTTGGCAAAGTTCTCCACGTGCCGAACTCGTTCGAGGAAGATCAGGACCTGTCGTTCATTAGGGTTGGGGTTCTTGTCGGTCATTCGAGTAAGATTGAGGAAGAGGTTGTCCTGAAGTGGAAAAGTAGATCGTTCAGAATTCGGGTTGAGGAGGATCACGAGGTCTGGGTGCCGGATTGTTTTAGTCGTCTTTCCGATTCAGGGTCGGAAGGTTTCCCTGCTTCGGACGCTTCTCCGGCTGACGATATGCATTTTTCCGGTGATGGTGTTCAGGTGGAAGATCAAGTGTCGGATGGTGTGGGGGTTGGTCACAGGCCAGCTGAAAAGTCGCCGGTGTGTGAGGTCCCCAGCTCCCATGCAGATCCTCCCGAGATGTATGGGGAAAATGGTTATGACGCCGCCAatattaatgaggagagagaattTTTGCCTTTTATTACTAAACAAGGCCAGCAGAAGTCGGTTGGGGGTGGGCCCGAGGTTCTTGGGATTTTTATTAGTGGGTCAGGAGAGAAGGTGGGCCGGCCCAGGAGAAGAAGTGCAATGGGTCAAAGGCTTTCGGTTCCCAAAACCCATCGGGTGGTTAACAGTTCTCCAGAGGAAGTTCGGCCCAGAAAAAGGTCAAGGGGTTCGACTGAGGAAGAAGTCCCTGGGTTTGGTTTTGTGGGTTTCACATCTAGGCTCGGCACTCCTCTGGATCTTAATTCCCTTGCCCCTTCCTCTGAGTCGCCGGCGAATGTTAACAAGGATCATAATGAGGGGATTCAGGTTCATGGCGAGTCCGTGGAGAAAGAAATTGAAGCCACCATTAATGTCGGAGCTCAGGTGGGAGTCGAGTTTGGTCAGAAGGTTGAGCAGGCTTGTAAAATCTTGGGATCTACAGGTATTAATGTGGTGGGATCATGA